DNA sequence from the Chroicocephalus ridibundus chromosome 25, bChrRid1.1, whole genome shotgun sequence genome:
tcctcctggcattcgcagacacacgggagctgcagctcttgcacttcgggctcttcctgggcatctacctggctgccctcctggccaatggcctcatcatcaccgccatcgcctgtgaccaccgcctccacacccccatgtacttcttcctcctcaatctttccctccttgacctgggcttcatctccaccactcttcccaaagccatggccaattccctctgggacaccagggacatctcctatgcaggatgtgttgcccaggtctttctgtttgtctttttcatttcagcagagtattttcttctcactgtcatggcctatgaccgctacgttgccatctgcaaacccctgcactacgggaccctcctgggcagcagagcttgtgtccacatggcagcagctgcctggggcagtgggtttctcaatgctctcctgcacacggccaatacattttccctacccctctgccagggcaatgccctggaccagttcttctgtgaaatcccccagatcctcaagctctcctgcacagactactacttcagggaagctgggcttcttatggttagtgtctgtttaggctttggatgttttattttcattgtgctgtcctatgtgcagaccttcagggctgtgctgaggatcccctctgagcagggacggcacaaagccttttccacgtgcctccctcatctgtctgtcatctccctgtttctcagcagtgtcatgtttgcctacctgaagcccccctccatctcctcccctgctctagacctggtggtggcagtcctgtactcagtggtgcctccagtagtgaaccccctcatctacagcatgaggaaccaggagctcaaggatgccctatgGAAACTGGCTTAATGGACGTTGTTTCACCATTAATAAATTGTCTCCCCTTCTCCGCATGTTTTCTAGACTTTCTCTTAGGCAAtaagcctgcttttttctcttgcagtcatcCTGCTTCTGTATAATTTTCTGGGCTTGTACcacttgtcttgaggtttgttCCAGTTGTGTCtgacccttgcacaacactgtgtcaaaggtgacctgtctaatagcagctcttcaagaaaaaggcatctcccaggtgcagtgcctggatgctaggtgcttcctccaaaggtgctgccaataaaatGTCCAACgaactggtctttcaaagagtctcttctccctgtgttctccctgtgtttggggttaagctcactgtactattgggttccgtggaccaaatgttctggtttgaaaggctctcttcttgtctcCAGTGGTAGTGGAGATGGTGCATGAGCTCCTGATTACCTCCTCAGGCTGCTTCACATGTGTCAGGACTTATGGCATACAGCAGActctatggaaatgaatttggacgtgtgaggagaggatggggactcaccacgtgccctgagctgggagtgaatgaagacacaggagatgaaacatccacagaggtgaagtcccccacaagcaaaacactaaactgaggtatgcacaaacaaggACTCTGCAATGCCCAGAAAGTCAGTGTGGATCCGGTAGGcgtgggagagggaggctggagaggtgtgggagcttCCGGAGGACCCTCAGGGCCAAGGAATGttgtgctgtcctggggagcggggctgatgtgagcagaggaggggacaAATTCACTCAGGGTTGGGGGTCACCTCAAAAGGCTATCAGGAGAGGCAGAGTGACTAGCCTGTTTTCGTCATTGCCTTGAGGCCAGCACtagcctggggctgatggggagtctgagctccttgtctgccccccaggggctgtgtgcccttcagaggagctggggctgtggagtgagtgccgaGAGCTCTGCAGCGACTGTGGTGGGCACTGCTGTGGGACCAGCCCAGactgggcagctgtgcttggctgggcagaggagagggcaagggcTCTGGAGGCAGATGAGGAACAGCTGGGGtgggctggtaaaagcctgggagaggaaaatgtcagtgtagagctaagttgtgtgagtgtgcagggtgtgggcactccaggtgtggcctcaccagtgccaaggagaggggaaggtcacctccctccatctgccagcaatgcttttcctgctgcagcccaggaggctgttggcctttgtcatggtggtgcattgctggctcatgctcagctgtttgtcctccaggaccccaaggtccttctctgcagagccactatctagccagtcagcccccagcatgaTGCCCACAGTGTGGCTAGATCacaagctgtcctcccccagggactttctcagcagcagcttgtcCTTCTTGCAGATCAGCTCCACAGTGCTTCAGAGtaacctgggacagcaaacccctctcctgccagggctgcacagccaaggcctgtttctctctggccctggggactgCAGCTTTTACTCTCGTTGTGGGAATCTCATCCATCGTTTTGTGTCCACCtgccatccactccagcatgcctctgCATGCCAGCAGGAagtgtggcctgtgggggacccacacggGAGCAGGCTGCGAGAGCACATggctggctcacgttgagcttctcatccaccagcacacccaagtccctctcctcagggctgctctcaagccattctccacccagcctgtatttgtgcctgggattgccccgacccatgtgcaggacctcgcacctggcctggttgaacttcatgaggtccacacaggcccatctctcaagcctgtccgggtccttctggatggcatcccatccctccagcttgtcaactgcttcacacagcttggtgttgaaACAAACTCTACACAACAGCACTTGGATACTGTGAAGTCTGTGTTCTTTAttcagctttcttgttgcccttgatggctctggccagatttgactctctctgggctttagctCTCCTAACATGATCcatggctgcttggacaatttctctgtattcctcccaggctacctgtccttgcttccaccttctgtaggcttccttttgctttgatttacccatggtaagtccatgctgatggttcttagcacagctgccaaatgggccACACTGATgcacaagtggagctggtactgccaagaggcagagctggtcagagatgtgaagaccagtctcagccttggctgtagtgaccatCAAATGGtggtctcccagatctccaggggaacagggaaggagaggagcagagcacagaccctggacagtagggaaggaggcctactgagggcactggcaggtgggctcGCATGGAAACCATGTCAgggccctgaaaacatccacaggccttcatggccctgagcagcttcacctggggcctcctcccacccctctgtCCATCAGCTCAGGATCCCCtttaagcccaggcctgaggttcagccccagcttgatctacgctgtaggtgtaaaggttctccagacacagccttgcctgtccatggaccttgttggtttgctcttgcaggctgacttcccagcttgattctTTATCGGGTGGACCACGAAAGAACTGCCATTCACTGAGCGGCCCTCCAAGTGCCAGACCCCAGCTGATTCACAGGGGCCTAGGGCCTTTCTGCGTTCTTTCTTCATGTCACTTGGTcaggtttggggaggagaggaagaaaagcatg
Encoded proteins:
- the LOC134527048 gene encoding olfactory receptor 14J1-like; its protein translation is LHYGTLLGSRACVHMAAAAWGSGFLNALLHTANTFSLPLCQGNALDQFFCEIPQILKLSCTDYYFREAGLLMVSVCLGFGCFIFIVLSYVQTFRAVLRIPSEQGRHKAFSTCLPHLSVISLFLSSVMFAYLKPPSISSPALDLVVAVLYSVVPPW